The following are from one region of the Nicotiana tabacum cultivar K326 chromosome 3, ASM71507v2, whole genome shotgun sequence genome:
- the LOC142175506 gene encoding uncharacterized protein LOC142175506, producing the protein MSRGASMINLFDEDSQMDEDDLEVNDIMRPPPSKSQRKNLTSGSGSSTTGSNVKDPLNLFISQKPNEKRKGEAVDLESCRKSLREHAIDAFARWMYDAWLPFNYEVEKTDKIVEEHKVQWKVYGCSIMMDKWTTKNGKMVINVLVNSLRGSVFLESYDASDSSTNSNKMFNLFEKTILKVGPKNVVQVVTDNTSENKKADDMLKGVFPNIYCTPCAAHCINLMFGDIFNESIYVKEALGKEVARFIIGPYFWNDTVQALKVGNPLVIVLRLVDGEKKPPMGYIYEAMDRDKEAIEKAFDHDRRKYQRLFEIIDKRWDDQLYQPLHEHGIF; encoded by the exons ATGAGCCGTGGAGCATCTATGATTAATCTTTTTGATGAAGATAGTCAAATGGATGAGGATGACCTTGAAGTCAATGATATAATGAGGCCACCTCCCTCTAAATCTCAAAGAAAGAATTTAACAAGTGGAAGTGGATCATCCACCACCGGTAGCAATGTGAAAGATCCTCTTAATCTTTTTATCTCACAAAAACcaaatgaaaagagaaagggtgAAGCTGTTGACTTAGAATCTTGTAGGAAGAGTTTGAGGGAGCATGCTATAGATGCTTTTGCAAGATGGATGTATGATGCGTGGCTTCCTTTTAATTAT GAGGTGGAGAAAACAGACAAGATTGTCGAGGAGCATAAGGTGCAATGGAAAGTTTATGGTTGTTCCATTATGATGGACAAATGGActacaaaaaatggaaaaatggtcATTAATGTTTTGGTGAATTCTCTGAGAGGTAGTGTGTTTCTTGAATCTTATGATGCTAGTGACTCCTCAACTAATTCCAATAAAATGTTCAACTTGTTTGAGAAGACAATATTGAAAGTTGGACCGAAAAATGTGGTTCAAGTTGTCACTGATAACACAAGTGAGAATAAAAAAGCGGATGacatgttgaaaggagttttCCCAAATATTTATTGTACTCCTTGTGCTGCACATTGTATCAACTTGATGTTTGGTGACATTTTCAA TGAGAGTATCTATGTAAAGGAAGCTCTTGGGAAAGAAGTTGCGAGATTTATTATTGGTCCATATTTTTGGAATGACACTGTTCAAGCACTTAAAGTTGGTAATCCTTTGGTTATTGTACTTCGTTTGGTGGATGGAGAGAAAAAACCACCAATGGGATACATTTATGAAGCCATGGATAGGGATAAAGAAGCTATTGAGAAGGCATTTGATCATGATAGGAGGAAATATCAGAGATTGTTTGAAATCATTGATAAAAGGTGGGATGATCAGCTTTATCAACCTTTACATGAACATGGCATATTTTGA